From Vitis vinifera cultivar Pinot Noir 40024 chromosome 14, ASM3070453v1, a single genomic window includes:
- the LOC100252798 gene encoding transcription factor bHLH149 has product MFLCVETTRSYSMEKSYMVTDSEGGYRSMESNRRKRKKMESGSQKVKRGGRWRTEAEQQIYSAKLVEAITKVRRSSAPAAAVHRGRAVREAADRVLAAAGKGRTRWSRAIMTSRVGLRLRKRRKVTVTGNNRLRKPAVSKQEPPLKRRVRVLGRLVPGCRKLSFPNLLEEATDYIAALEMQVRAMTALAELLAGTGASSSNLQPPSC; this is encoded by the exons ATG TTTTTGTGTGTAGAGACTACAAGGAGCTATTCTATGGAGAAATCGTATATGGTGACAGATTCTGAAGGTGGTTATAGATCGATGGAATCCAATAGGAGGAAACGGAAAAAAATGGAGTCGGGGAGTCAGAAGGTGAAGAGGGGAGGGAGGTGGAGGACGGAGGCGGAGCAGCAGATCTACTCAGCGAAACTCGTCGAGGCTATCACCAAAGTGCGCCGTAGCTCTGCTCCTGCGGCGGCTGTACATCGCGGCCGTGCGGTGAGGGAAGCGGCTGACCGTGTTCTGGCTGCGGCGGGGAAAGGAAGGACGCGGTGGAGTCGAGCGATTATGACGAGTCGAGTCGGGTTGAGGCtgaggaagaggaggaaggTGACGGTGACAGGTAATAACCGGTTGAGGAAGCCGGCGGTGAGCAAGCAGGAACCCCCGCTGAAGCGGCGAGTGCGCGTCCTCGGCCGGTTAGTTCCTGGTTGCCGGAAACTTTCGTTCCCGAATCTTTTAGAAGAAGCGACTGACTATATAGCGGCTTTGGAGATGCAAGTTCGAGCCATGACTGCGCTAGCCGAGCTTCTCGCTGGC